From the Corythoichthys intestinalis isolate RoL2023-P3 chromosome 13, ASM3026506v1, whole genome shotgun sequence genome, one window contains:
- the LOC130928471 gene encoding synaptopodin-2 isoform X1, with product MAWRWIVSLPIPDDPPELLPIVRRLEARRGNDDSWGISQSIAFLILLDARPTLSASPSVTSSVQDNGEPEPGQTPQRPQDNIRHLKMIEYLPAWCLNAWQPSRSRRRLSLISSKVEESGCASQAGVREGDRLVALNGEPCAGVALSQAQAIVDATSGCLRLLIKRRRGAKEPSKMRELYISESQDEVSDGDLHRDSSGETPSPSLSQITLDNMVASPHLTRKPLSQHGVVQGRAPAASASPGRGILSGGVGGPGVSAGSPGAGGGPCELPGSFSLSFQISSDDGTPVEEQDSDSDPEKPNKHRARHARLRRSESLSEKQVKEAKSKCKRIALLLSAAQPNPNNKGLLMFKKHRQRAKKYTLVSYGTGEDEREDSTEEDEEDSRKGIRVVEFTLEDRDESDLEKRFLANARGGKSVLTICLDKSLLDGERNQTRMECLPETKGKGALMFAQRRQRMDEIAAEHEELRRQGMPVEGAKAEPDQAYMDVNVHQQQQYQQYQEQQYYEQQQQQQQFQQQQQYQQYQQQYEQQQMHQQDQHLHFSGDGSVQPQSHEARSSLSNRTAKPFPVQNVAATPYSPAMSGTNQYSVGQGEQIASRDERISTPAIRSGILDLKRRNVAKPMFTFKETPKMSPNPELLNLVNMSNKKIGFESGPEEDYLSLGAEACNFLLSSRSKHKNPPPVAPKPVIDPSAAPWSPQMEVTNQGMPQHSENSASTPAVAPAAKTTLSNDREPTSTVHVSGPSPPQAQLEAPAHAAVQQQTWPPVSQQQVGIQEGNCNVRSSPLPETGTERIWDSVQVTPQQSTISCYPAQVQPHEPPLSQSSLQPQWTTPQPTHSQVQSQTAANTWTPQIQASWNQAEQAPSHAQPSWCQPQELPQSQTEPNWTHASEPQAQQIQPAWGRPQEPMLQQQVSWAQAPPVDSQPTWAQHESQAQAPCVQPEFQQQPSWGQIAEAKSWPQAQAPDQQWASAQPQAHPPIITWPPPPPTWTETAQAQPHVQPPAGLNAWAPVPAQPQPQPSWTQQPAEQVQGPSNSWEGEQGPPQHQATWVQSDRPQPQPSWQQAPLKTVQQPAMNAWSQAQTPPTTWTPQSQQTSGANTPPLPKPWNTQQKRGPQRVKAFTSGHNVSFPVNPLATVLNPSSSGSAYEMPAVRGKGADMFAKRQSRMEKYVVDSETVQANMAGRSTSPAASLPSEWKYTPNVRAPPSRGFNPIQSPSYPPGASKQPPSSAPESKAKKKGKQGPPPKPLDVVDVMKHQPYQLSASLFTYGPAAETAKESSPKPSCSPQNQQPVQSAGTFSTSYPEQPNDGNYQPSPNAYPQQPSGGPYWQPHNKQPPQLPSPQYPPPQVPYEAAASPPYLSPSLAFQQPTHANVAPSYPVASPPGSTTSGNAGAAPKPKFMAKKSSAQVAGRSYSLSPPGRAPSTGHQSPASSGRHPASRQTYCQEKAPKAITPWEAASRHPLGLVDEAFAFQELQQNLASSVRLAAQRKPPPQWTAGGSRQKTGGHWSWGPGRGGVASSGQRVGYGSLPRQWQPHRSATQFGPPSQGRRPPMGLQKSFYSTNYNWQQ from the exons ATGATTGAGTACCTGCCCGCGTGGTGCTTGAATGCTTGGCAGCCATCCCGGAGCCGGAGGCGACTATCGCTCATCTCCAGCAAG GTGGAGGAAAGCGGGTGCGCTTCCCAAGCTGGCGTACGGGAAGGGGACAGGTTGGTGGCGTTGAATGGAGAGCCGTGTGCCGGCGTGGCTCTTTCACAGGCTCAAGCCATAGTGGACGCGACGAGCGGGTGTCTACGCTTGCTTATCAAGAG ACGGAGAGGTGCGAAGGAGCCTTCAAAGATGAGGGAGCTCTACATATCCGAGTCCCAAGATGAAGTGTCCGACGGAGATCTGCATCGGGACAGCAGTGGAGAGACTCCCTCGCCGTCCCTTTCCCAGATAACCTTGGACAACATGGTAGCATCTCCGCACTTGACTCGAAAGCCCCTCAGCCAGCACGGGGTGGTGCAAGGGAGGGCGCCAGCAGCATCGGCATCACCTGGGAGGGGCATCCTGAGCGGTGGagtgggaggccccggggtgagCGCCGGATCCCCAGGAGCGGGAGGAGGGCCCTGTGAGCTTCCCGGCTCTTTTAGTCTCTCTTTCCAAATCTCCTCAGACGACGGAACGCCCGTCGAGGAGCAGGATTCCGATTCCGATCCGGAGAAACCCAACAAACACCGAGCGAGGCACGCCA GGCTCAGGCGCAGCGAGAGTCTGTCCGAGAAGCAGGTGAAGGAGGCCAAGTCCAAATGTAAGCGGATCGCGCTTCTTCTtagcgccgcgcagcccaaccCCAACAACAAGGGCCTGTTGATGTTCAAGAAGCACCGTCAGAGAGCCAAGAAGTACACCCTCGTGAGCTACGGTACCGGCGAGGACGAGCGAGAAGACAGCACCGAAGAGGACGAAGAAGACTCGCGGAAGGGAATCCGCGTGGTCGAATTCACGCTCGAGGATCGAGACGAGTCGGATTTAGAGAAGCGCTTCCTCGCGAATGCCCGCGGCGGCAAAAGCGTGCTGACCATCTGCCTGGATAAAAGTCTCCTCGACGGCGAGCGGAATCAAACGCGGATGGAGTGTTTGCCCGAAACCAAGGGCAAAGGCGCCCTCATGTTCGCCCAGAGGCGTCAGCGAATGGACGAGATTGCGGCCGAGCACGAAGAGCTTCGGCGTCAAGGGATGCCCGTGGAAGGGGCGAAAGCGGAACCGGATCAAGCGTACATGGATGTGAATGTTCACCAGCAGCAGCAGTACCAGCAATACCAGGAACAGCAGTACTATgagcaacaacaacagcagcagcaattcCAGCAGCAACAGCAATACCAACAATATCAGCAGCAGTATGAGCAACAGCAAATGCATCAGCAAGATCAGCATCTTCACTTTTCCGGGGATGGTTCAGTGCAACCGCAAAGCCACGAGGCGCGGAGCTCTTTAAGCAATCGCACCGCAAAGCCCTTTCCGGTACAAAACGTGGCAGCGACCCCTTACTCTCCTGCAATGAGTGGGACTAATCAATATTctgtgggccaaggagagcagatCGCCTCTCGTGACGAGCGCATTTCCACGCCTGCAATCAGGTCGGGGATCCTGGATTTAAAGAGGAGAAATGTCGCCAAGCCCATGTTCACGTTCAAAGAGACACCAAAGATGTCACCTAATCCAGAGTTGCTGAACCTCGTTAACATGAGTAACAAGAAGATTGGTTTTGAGTCAGGACCCGAGGAAGACTACCTCAGCCTAGGGGCTGAGGCTTGTAATTTCCTCCTGTCCTCACGCTCGAAACACAAAAATCCTCCGCCGGTGGCCCCGAAGCCTGTGATTGATCCCAGCGCTGCCCCTTGGTCTCCGCAGATGGAAGTAACCAATCAGGGCATGCCTCAGCATTCTGAAAATAGTGCATCCACACCTGCTGTAGCCCCCGCCGCAAAGACCACCCTTTCAAATGACCGAGAGCCAACCTCTACTGTGCATGTCTCTGGGCCATCTCCCCCTCAAGCCCAACTGGAAGCCCCTGCACACGCCGCTGTGCAACAACAGACGTGGCCACCGGTAAGCCAACAACAAGTGGGCATCCAAGAGGGAAACTGTAACGTAAGATCTTCCCCCTTGCCCGAGACCGGTACTGAAAGAATTTGGGATTCCGTACAAGTAACCCCGCAGCAATCGACAATTTCCTGTTATCCGGCTCAAGTACAGCCCCATGAGCCACCCTTGAGTCAGTCCTCTCTCCAGCCACAATGGACAACGCCTCAACCCACTCACAGTCAAGTGCAGTCCCAGACCGCTGCCAATACATGGACACCCCAAATTCAGGCATCATGGAATCAGGCAGAGCAAGCACCGTCACACGCCCAGCCATCCTGGTGTCAGCCTCAAGAATTACCACAGTCCCAAACAGAACCAAACTGGACACACGCTTCTGAACCGCAAGCGCAGCAAATTCAGCCAGCCTGGGGTCGCCCACAAGAACCGATGCTGCAGCAGCAGGTTTCCTGGGCCCAGGCTCCACCAGTAGACTCTCAACCAACATGGGCTCAACATGAATCCCAAGCTCAGGCTCCTTGTGTTCAGCCAGAATTTCAGCAACAGCCATCATGGGGTCAAATTGCAGAGGCAAAATCTTGGCCGCAGGCCCAAGCACCAGATCAACAATGGGCTTCGGCTCAGCCCCAAGCACATCCTCCAATAATTACCTGGCCTCCACCTCCACCCACTTGGACCGAAACAGCCCAAGCACAACCACACGTGCAGCCTCCAGCCGGTTTGAACGCTTGGGCACCTGTTCCCGCTCAGCCGCAGCCGCAACCATCTTGGACCCAGCAGCCCGCAGAACAGGTCCAGGGTCCCTCCAATTCCTGGGAGGGCGAGCAAGGTCCGCCCCAACATCAGGCAACCTGGGTCCAGTCTGATCGTCCTCAGCCACAGCCGTCCTGGCAACAAGCACCCTTAAAAACCGTGCAGCAGCCTGCGATGAACGCATGGTCGCAGGCTCAAACCCCTCCCACTACCTGGACACCGCAGTCCCAACAAACCTCTGGGGCCAACACTCCACCTTTGCCCAAGCCTTGGAATACCCAACAAAAGCGCGGCCCACAGCGAGTAAAAGCTTTCACCTCTGGTCACAATGTTTCATTCCCCGTCAACCCCTTGGCCACCGTCCTGAACCCGTCATCCTCCGGTTCGGCTTACGAGATGCCTGCCGTCCGAGGGAAAGGCGCCGACATGTTTGCCAAAAGGCAATCTCGCATGGAGAAGTACGTGGTGGACTCTGAGACCGTGCAGGCTAACATGGCGGGTCGATCCACGTCGCCGGCTGCTTCCTTACCAAGCGAGTGGAAGTACACCCCCAACGTACGTGCTCCGCCCTCACGTGGTTTCAATCCCATCCAGTCCCCCTCCTATCCGCCGGGTGCGTCCAAGCAGCCTCCTTCTAGCGCCCCGGAGTCAAAAGCTAAGAAAAAAGGCAAACAAGGACCTCCCCCAAAACCGCTTGACGTTGTTGACGTCATGAAGCATCAACCCTACCAACTTAGCGCCTCCCTTTTTACATACGGGCCTGCAGCAGAAACTGCAAAAGAGTCTTCTCCTAAGCCCAGCTGTTCACCCCAGAACCAGCAACCGGTTCAGTCAGCTGGAACATTTAGCACTTCGTACCCCGAGCAGCCTAATGATGGCAACTATCAGCCAAGTCCTAACGCTTATCCCCAGCAACCTTCAGGTGGTCCTTACTGGCAACCACATAATAAACAACCCCCTCAATTGCCTAGTCCCCAGTACCCACCACCGCAAGTCCCTTACGAAGCAGCTGCTAGTCCCCCTTACCTTTCACCTAGCTTAGCCTTCCAGCAGCCAACTCACGCAAATGTAGCTCCTAGCTATCCCGTCGCTTCACCGCCTGGCTCTACGACCAGCGGCAACGCTGGCGCGGCGCCAAAACCAAAGTTTATGGCTAAAAAAAGCTCTGCTCAG GTGGCTGGCAGGAGTTACTCTCTGTCGCCTCCAGGTAGAGCGCCCTCCACAGGCCATCAGTCGCCCGCTTCCTCCGGGAGACACCCCGCGTCCAGGCAGACGTACTGCCAGGAGAAAGCCCCCAAAGCCATCACGCCCTGGGAGGCGGCGTCTCGCCACCCCCTGGGGCTGGTGGACGAAGCCTTTGCCTTCCAGGAACTCCAGCAGAACCTGGCCTCTAGCGTTCGACTGGCGGCCCAGCGTAAGCCACCTCCCCAGTGGACGGCCGGGGGGTCCCGGCAAAAGACAGGCGGTCACTGGAGCTGGGGTCCCGGTCGGGGGGGTGTCGCTAGCAGCGGCCAACGTGTCGGATACGGGTCCCTGCCCAGACAGTGGCAGCCTCATAGGTCTGCGACCCAGTTCGGGCCCCCGTCTCAGGGGAGGAGACCACCAATGGGACTGCAAAAGTCTTTTTATAGCACCAATTACAACTGGCAGCAGTAG
- the LOC130928471 gene encoding synaptopodin-2 isoform X2 produces the protein MRTGDYVCITLQGGGPWGFTLEEGPDTDTDAPLLVSKVEESGCASQAGVREGDRLVALNGEPCAGVALSQAQAIVDATSGCLRLLIKRRRGAKEPSKMRELYISESQDEVSDGDLHRDSSGETPSPSLSQITLDNMVASPHLTRKPLSQHGVVQGRAPAASASPGRGILSGGVGGPGVSAGSPGAGGGPCELPGSFSLSFQISSDDGTPVEEQDSDSDPEKPNKHRARHARLRRSESLSEKQVKEAKSKCKRIALLLSAAQPNPNNKGLLMFKKHRQRAKKYTLVSYGTGEDEREDSTEEDEEDSRKGIRVVEFTLEDRDESDLEKRFLANARGGKSVLTICLDKSLLDGERNQTRMECLPETKGKGALMFAQRRQRMDEIAAEHEELRRQGMPVEGAKAEPDQAYMDVNVHQQQQYQQYQEQQYYEQQQQQQQFQQQQQYQQYQQQYEQQQMHQQDQHLHFSGDGSVQPQSHEARSSLSNRTAKPFPVQNVAATPYSPAMSGTNQYSVGQGEQIASRDERISTPAIRSGILDLKRRNVAKPMFTFKETPKMSPNPELLNLVNMSNKKIGFESGPEEDYLSLGAEACNFLLSSRSKHKNPPPVAPKPVIDPSAAPWSPQMEVTNQGMPQHSENSASTPAVAPAAKTTLSNDREPTSTVHVSGPSPPQAQLEAPAHAAVQQQTWPPVSQQQVGIQEGNCNVRSSPLPETGTERIWDSVQVTPQQSTISCYPAQVQPHEPPLSQSSLQPQWTTPQPTHSQVQSQTAANTWTPQIQASWNQAEQAPSHAQPSWCQPQELPQSQTEPNWTHASEPQAQQIQPAWGRPQEPMLQQQVSWAQAPPVDSQPTWAQHESQAQAPCVQPEFQQQPSWGQIAEAKSWPQAQAPDQQWASAQPQAHPPIITWPPPPPTWTETAQAQPHVQPPAGLNAWAPVPAQPQPQPSWTQQPAEQVQGPSNSWEGEQGPPQHQATWVQSDRPQPQPSWQQAPLKTVQQPAMNAWSQAQTPPTTWTPQSQQTSGANTPPLPKPWNTQQKRGPQRVKAFTSGHNVSFPVNPLATVLNPSSSGSAYEMPAVRGKGADMFAKRQSRMEKYVVDSETVQANMAGRSTSPAASLPSEWKYTPNVRAPPSRGFNPIQSPSYPPGASKQPPSSAPESKAKKKGKQGPPPKPLDVVDVMKHQPYQLSASLFTYGPAAETAKESSPKPSCSPQNQQPVQSAGTFSTSYPEQPNDGNYQPSPNAYPQQPSGGPYWQPHNKQPPQLPSPQYPPPQVPYEAAASPPYLSPSLAFQQPTHANVAPSYPVASPPGSTTSGNAGAAPKPKFMAKKSSAQVAGRSYSLSPPGRAPSTGHQSPASSGRHPASRQTYCQEKAPKAITPWEAASRHPLGLVDEAFAFQELQQNLASSVRLAAQRKPPPQWTAGGSRQKTGGHWSWGPGRGGVASSGQRVGYGSLPRQWQPHRSATQFGPPSQGRRPPMGLQKSFYSTNYNWQQ, from the exons ATGAGAACTGGGGATTATGTCTGCATCACTCTGCAAGGTGGTGGGCCCTGGGGGTTTACTCTAGAAGAAGGCCCAGACACTGACACTGACGCACCTCTTCTAGTTTCCAAG GTGGAGGAAAGCGGGTGCGCTTCCCAAGCTGGCGTACGGGAAGGGGACAGGTTGGTGGCGTTGAATGGAGAGCCGTGTGCCGGCGTGGCTCTTTCACAGGCTCAAGCCATAGTGGACGCGACGAGCGGGTGTCTACGCTTGCTTATCAAGAG ACGGAGAGGTGCGAAGGAGCCTTCAAAGATGAGGGAGCTCTACATATCCGAGTCCCAAGATGAAGTGTCCGACGGAGATCTGCATCGGGACAGCAGTGGAGAGACTCCCTCGCCGTCCCTTTCCCAGATAACCTTGGACAACATGGTAGCATCTCCGCACTTGACTCGAAAGCCCCTCAGCCAGCACGGGGTGGTGCAAGGGAGGGCGCCAGCAGCATCGGCATCACCTGGGAGGGGCATCCTGAGCGGTGGagtgggaggccccggggtgagCGCCGGATCCCCAGGAGCGGGAGGAGGGCCCTGTGAGCTTCCCGGCTCTTTTAGTCTCTCTTTCCAAATCTCCTCAGACGACGGAACGCCCGTCGAGGAGCAGGATTCCGATTCCGATCCGGAGAAACCCAACAAACACCGAGCGAGGCACGCCA GGCTCAGGCGCAGCGAGAGTCTGTCCGAGAAGCAGGTGAAGGAGGCCAAGTCCAAATGTAAGCGGATCGCGCTTCTTCTtagcgccgcgcagcccaaccCCAACAACAAGGGCCTGTTGATGTTCAAGAAGCACCGTCAGAGAGCCAAGAAGTACACCCTCGTGAGCTACGGTACCGGCGAGGACGAGCGAGAAGACAGCACCGAAGAGGACGAAGAAGACTCGCGGAAGGGAATCCGCGTGGTCGAATTCACGCTCGAGGATCGAGACGAGTCGGATTTAGAGAAGCGCTTCCTCGCGAATGCCCGCGGCGGCAAAAGCGTGCTGACCATCTGCCTGGATAAAAGTCTCCTCGACGGCGAGCGGAATCAAACGCGGATGGAGTGTTTGCCCGAAACCAAGGGCAAAGGCGCCCTCATGTTCGCCCAGAGGCGTCAGCGAATGGACGAGATTGCGGCCGAGCACGAAGAGCTTCGGCGTCAAGGGATGCCCGTGGAAGGGGCGAAAGCGGAACCGGATCAAGCGTACATGGATGTGAATGTTCACCAGCAGCAGCAGTACCAGCAATACCAGGAACAGCAGTACTATgagcaacaacaacagcagcagcaattcCAGCAGCAACAGCAATACCAACAATATCAGCAGCAGTATGAGCAACAGCAAATGCATCAGCAAGATCAGCATCTTCACTTTTCCGGGGATGGTTCAGTGCAACCGCAAAGCCACGAGGCGCGGAGCTCTTTAAGCAATCGCACCGCAAAGCCCTTTCCGGTACAAAACGTGGCAGCGACCCCTTACTCTCCTGCAATGAGTGGGACTAATCAATATTctgtgggccaaggagagcagatCGCCTCTCGTGACGAGCGCATTTCCACGCCTGCAATCAGGTCGGGGATCCTGGATTTAAAGAGGAGAAATGTCGCCAAGCCCATGTTCACGTTCAAAGAGACACCAAAGATGTCACCTAATCCAGAGTTGCTGAACCTCGTTAACATGAGTAACAAGAAGATTGGTTTTGAGTCAGGACCCGAGGAAGACTACCTCAGCCTAGGGGCTGAGGCTTGTAATTTCCTCCTGTCCTCACGCTCGAAACACAAAAATCCTCCGCCGGTGGCCCCGAAGCCTGTGATTGATCCCAGCGCTGCCCCTTGGTCTCCGCAGATGGAAGTAACCAATCAGGGCATGCCTCAGCATTCTGAAAATAGTGCATCCACACCTGCTGTAGCCCCCGCCGCAAAGACCACCCTTTCAAATGACCGAGAGCCAACCTCTACTGTGCATGTCTCTGGGCCATCTCCCCCTCAAGCCCAACTGGAAGCCCCTGCACACGCCGCTGTGCAACAACAGACGTGGCCACCGGTAAGCCAACAACAAGTGGGCATCCAAGAGGGAAACTGTAACGTAAGATCTTCCCCCTTGCCCGAGACCGGTACTGAAAGAATTTGGGATTCCGTACAAGTAACCCCGCAGCAATCGACAATTTCCTGTTATCCGGCTCAAGTACAGCCCCATGAGCCACCCTTGAGTCAGTCCTCTCTCCAGCCACAATGGACAACGCCTCAACCCACTCACAGTCAAGTGCAGTCCCAGACCGCTGCCAATACATGGACACCCCAAATTCAGGCATCATGGAATCAGGCAGAGCAAGCACCGTCACACGCCCAGCCATCCTGGTGTCAGCCTCAAGAATTACCACAGTCCCAAACAGAACCAAACTGGACACACGCTTCTGAACCGCAAGCGCAGCAAATTCAGCCAGCCTGGGGTCGCCCACAAGAACCGATGCTGCAGCAGCAGGTTTCCTGGGCCCAGGCTCCACCAGTAGACTCTCAACCAACATGGGCTCAACATGAATCCCAAGCTCAGGCTCCTTGTGTTCAGCCAGAATTTCAGCAACAGCCATCATGGGGTCAAATTGCAGAGGCAAAATCTTGGCCGCAGGCCCAAGCACCAGATCAACAATGGGCTTCGGCTCAGCCCCAAGCACATCCTCCAATAATTACCTGGCCTCCACCTCCACCCACTTGGACCGAAACAGCCCAAGCACAACCACACGTGCAGCCTCCAGCCGGTTTGAACGCTTGGGCACCTGTTCCCGCTCAGCCGCAGCCGCAACCATCTTGGACCCAGCAGCCCGCAGAACAGGTCCAGGGTCCCTCCAATTCCTGGGAGGGCGAGCAAGGTCCGCCCCAACATCAGGCAACCTGGGTCCAGTCTGATCGTCCTCAGCCACAGCCGTCCTGGCAACAAGCACCCTTAAAAACCGTGCAGCAGCCTGCGATGAACGCATGGTCGCAGGCTCAAACCCCTCCCACTACCTGGACACCGCAGTCCCAACAAACCTCTGGGGCCAACACTCCACCTTTGCCCAAGCCTTGGAATACCCAACAAAAGCGCGGCCCACAGCGAGTAAAAGCTTTCACCTCTGGTCACAATGTTTCATTCCCCGTCAACCCCTTGGCCACCGTCCTGAACCCGTCATCCTCCGGTTCGGCTTACGAGATGCCTGCCGTCCGAGGGAAAGGCGCCGACATGTTTGCCAAAAGGCAATCTCGCATGGAGAAGTACGTGGTGGACTCTGAGACCGTGCAGGCTAACATGGCGGGTCGATCCACGTCGCCGGCTGCTTCCTTACCAAGCGAGTGGAAGTACACCCCCAACGTACGTGCTCCGCCCTCACGTGGTTTCAATCCCATCCAGTCCCCCTCCTATCCGCCGGGTGCGTCCAAGCAGCCTCCTTCTAGCGCCCCGGAGTCAAAAGCTAAGAAAAAAGGCAAACAAGGACCTCCCCCAAAACCGCTTGACGTTGTTGACGTCATGAAGCATCAACCCTACCAACTTAGCGCCTCCCTTTTTACATACGGGCCTGCAGCAGAAACTGCAAAAGAGTCTTCTCCTAAGCCCAGCTGTTCACCCCAGAACCAGCAACCGGTTCAGTCAGCTGGAACATTTAGCACTTCGTACCCCGAGCAGCCTAATGATGGCAACTATCAGCCAAGTCCTAACGCTTATCCCCAGCAACCTTCAGGTGGTCCTTACTGGCAACCACATAATAAACAACCCCCTCAATTGCCTAGTCCCCAGTACCCACCACCGCAAGTCCCTTACGAAGCAGCTGCTAGTCCCCCTTACCTTTCACCTAGCTTAGCCTTCCAGCAGCCAACTCACGCAAATGTAGCTCCTAGCTATCCCGTCGCTTCACCGCCTGGCTCTACGACCAGCGGCAACGCTGGCGCGGCGCCAAAACCAAAGTTTATGGCTAAAAAAAGCTCTGCTCAG GTGGCTGGCAGGAGTTACTCTCTGTCGCCTCCAGGTAGAGCGCCCTCCACAGGCCATCAGTCGCCCGCTTCCTCCGGGAGACACCCCGCGTCCAGGCAGACGTACTGCCAGGAGAAAGCCCCCAAAGCCATCACGCCCTGGGAGGCGGCGTCTCGCCACCCCCTGGGGCTGGTGGACGAAGCCTTTGCCTTCCAGGAACTCCAGCAGAACCTGGCCTCTAGCGTTCGACTGGCGGCCCAGCGTAAGCCACCTCCCCAGTGGACGGCCGGGGGGTCCCGGCAAAAGACAGGCGGTCACTGGAGCTGGGGTCCCGGTCGGGGGGGTGTCGCTAGCAGCGGCCAACGTGTCGGATACGGGTCCCTGCCCAGACAGTGGCAGCCTCATAGGTCTGCGACCCAGTTCGGGCCCCCGTCTCAGGGGAGGAGACCACCAATGGGACTGCAAAAGTCTTTTTATAGCACCAATTACAACTGGCAGCAGTAG